TCCTCACCGGTCTGCCGCACGGCGCGTTCTTCGGGGTGGCGGTGTTGGTGGCGGCCTCGCTCGTCGGCCCGCACCGGCGGGGCCGGGCGATGGCGACGGTGCTGCTCGGGCTGAGCGTCGCGAACGTCGTCGGCGTGCCGTCCGGCACGTACATCGCCCAGCAGTTCGGGTGGCGGTGGACCTTCGGGGCGATCGCGTTGATCGGTCTGGCGGCGATGACGGTAGTGGCGGCGTTCGCGCCGCGCCAGGACCCCGCCGCCGCCTCAACGGGGTCGATCCGTGCCGAGCTCGGCGCGTTTGCCAGGCCGCAGGTGCTGCTGACGCTGGCCGTCGTCGTCTTCGGCCTCGGGGGCCTGTTCGCCAGCTACAGCTACGTGGCCCCGATGCTCACCGCCGTCACCGGCCTGGCCGATTCCACCGTGCCCTGGGTGCTCGTGCTCGTGGGGATCGGGATGACCGCCGGATCCCTCGTCGGGGGACGGCTGGCCGACCTCTCCACCCTGGGCACGCTGGCGGCCGGGCTGGCGCTCGTCGTGGCCGTGCTGCTGGGACTCGCGGTGTTCCTCGCCAGCGCACCCGCCGCGATCGCGCTGCTGTTCCTGCTGGGCTTCGCGAGCCTGGGGATGGGGCCGGCGATCCAAATGCGTGTCATCGACCACGCCGGCGGGGCCCCGACCATCGTCTCGGCCGGCGTGCAGTCGGCGTTCAACATGGCCAATACGATCGGCGCCTGGCTGGGCGGAGCCGTGATCGCCGCCGGTGCCGGACTGCGCGCCCCGAACGTCGTCGGCGCCGCGCTCGCGCTGACCGGGCTGCTGTTCCTCGCCGGCTCCGCAGTGCTCGAGATCCGCGAGCGCCGGACGACGGCCGCCCGGGTGGCGGCGGGCGGGCAGCAGCCGGTGCCGGTGGGATAGCGGCGAGCGGGCTGCGCGAGATCGGCGCCATACCCGCGACTGCTCGCCCGGGGCTGCCCACCCGGGGCTGCCCACCCGGAATGCGCTTGGCCGGCCCTCGCTCGCCGGCGGCGACGAGACCGGTGCGAGGAGCACGAGCAGCCCCAGCGGCCGGGGCCGAGTTGTGGTCGGCTACTGCGGTTCGAGGCCCAGGTCGTCGGCGGAGAGCAGCCACACGTACGGCAGTCCGGCGTCGGCGAAGACCTCGCGGGCGCCGGTGTCGCGGTCGACGATCGTGGCCACGCCGATCACCTCGGCGCCGGCGCGACGGGCCGCCTCGACGGCGAGCATGATCGAGCCGCCCGTGGTCGAGGTGTCCTCGAGGATGACGACGCACCGCCCGGCGACGTCCGGGCCCTCGACCTGGCGTCGCATCCCGTGCCCCTTGGACTCCTTGCGCACGAGGAACGCATCGAGGGCGAGGCCGCGGCTCGCGGCGGCGTGCTGCACGGCGGCCACGACCGGATCGGCGCCCATCGTCGGCCCACCGACCGCCTCCGCCTCACCCACTCCGAGCCCGGCCTCCTCGAGCTTGTCGAGCAGCAGGTGCCCGATGAGCGGGGCGGCCTCGTGGTGCAGGGTCACGCGGCGCAGGTCGACGTAGTAGTCCGCCTCCCGCCCGCTCGAGAGCGTGACCCGGCCGCGCACCACGGCCAGTTCGTTCACGAGGTCGGCCAGCCGGCTCAGCGTGTCAGTGTTCACCCCGGCAGGGTATCGAATCCTCGGCGTCCCGACGGATTCGGGGAACATTCCCGGCGCGGTGCACCAGAGAGCTTCCCCAGCCCCCGCTCTCACCGGCTGCGGGGAACATTCCCGGGGCGGTGCACCAGAGAGCTTCCCCAGCCCCACGCCCACACCGGCCGCGGGGAACATTCCCAGGGCAGCACACCAAGTAGTATCCCCGGCCCCACGCCACACCGCCCGCGGGGAGCATTCCCGGGGCAGCACACCAGAGAGCTTCCCCAGCCCCACACTCTCACCGGCTGCGGGGAACATTCCCGGGGCGGTGCACCGGAGAGTCTCCCCAGCGCCCCGCCTGCTGCGGAGGGCGCTGCCTCGGTGATCGGGAGGCGAGCTGCGCCGTCCATAGGTAGGTTGGCGGGCATGAGGATCGCGACCTGGAACGTCAACTCCATCCGCGCCCGGGCCGAGCGGGTCGCCGCGTGGCTCGAGGCGAGCGACGTCGACGTGCTGGCGATCCAGGAGACCAAGTGCTCGGTCGAGCAGTTCCCGGCGCTCCCGTTCGAGGCGCTCGGCTACGAGGTGGTCGCGGCCGGCTACCACCAGTGGAACGGGGTGGCGATCTGCTCCCGGGTGGGTATGGACGACGTCGCCGCGGGCTTCGCGGGCCAGCCCGCCTTCGGGGCGCCCGAGCCCCGGCTCGAGGCCCGCGCGCTCGGCGCGACGTGCGGCGGGGTACGGGTGTGGAGCATGTACGTGCCGAACGGGCGGTCACTGTCGGATCCGCATTACGACTACAAGCTGGCCTGGCTGCGGGCACTCGCGAGCGAGGCCGGCGGCTGGACCGGCGAGCCGACCCTCCTGCTCGGGGACTGGAACGTGGCGCCGCGCGACGAGGACGTGTGGGACGTGGAGGTCTTCGCCGGGGCGACCCACGTGTCCGAGCCGGAGCGGGAGGCCCTCGCCGGGCTCGAGCGGGCGGGGTTCAGCGAGATCACCCGCGCCCACACCGCCGGGCAGTACACGTACTGGGATTATCAGCGCCTCGCGTTCCCGAAGAACAACGGCATGCGGATCGACCTGGCCTTCGCCAACCCGCCCGCGGCCGCCCGGGTGACGTCCGCGTGGATCGACCGCGACGAGCGCAAGGGCAAGGGCGCCTCGGACCACGTGCCGGTCGTGGTCGAACTCGACTGACGCCCGGGCCGGATCGTCCGCGAAATCCCACACCGGGGCGGCGCTTGCCGGTACGGTTTGCCCACTGACGCCTCGGGCCCTGGCCGGCGGTGTCCGCCACGCAAGCAAGGGAACACGAATGAGTCAGCGACAGCAGTTCAAGGGGCGCAGCGCGTTCATCTTCGCGGCGATCGGCTCCGCGGTGGGACTGGGAAACATCTGGCGCTTCCCGTACGTCGCCTACGAGGGCGGCGGCGGCGCATTCATCATCCCGTACCTTACGGCGCTCCTGACCGCGGGCATCCCACTGCTCTTCCTGCTCTACGCGATCGGCCACAAGTACCGCGGGTCGGCGCCGCTGAGCTTTCGGCGGATGAGCCGGGGCACCGAGGTGATCGGGTGGTGGCAGGTCGGGATCTCGTTCGTCATCGCCGTGTACTACGCGGTGGTCATCGCGTGGGCGATCCGTTACGTCGGCTTCTCGGCGAACCAGGCGTGGGGCGACGACACGGTGTCGTTCTTCGTCGACGACTTCCTCCAGCAGAGCGGCGACTTCGGGATGGGCGGCGGCTGGGTCGTGGCCGTCGGGGTGCCGCTCATCATCGTGTGGGTCTTCACCCTCGTGGTCATGCGGGCCGGGATCCAGAGCGGGATCGCGCGGCTCTCCCAGGTGTTCATCCCGCTGCTCGTGGCGATCTTCATCCTCCTCGTGATCCAGGCGCTGCGGCAGCCGGGGGCGGCGGAGGGTCTCAACGCCCTGTTCACGCCGAATTGGGCGGCGCTCAAGGACAGCAGCGTGTGGGTCGCGGCCTACGGCCAGATCTTCTTCTCCCTCTCGATCGCGTTCGGCATCATGATCACCTACGCCGCCCACCTCAAGCGCAATACGAACCTCACGGGTTCGGGCCTGGTCGTCGCCTTCGCGAACTCCGGCTTCGAGCTGCTCGCCGGGATCGGCGTGTTCTCGGCGCTCGGGTTCATGGCCCAGGCGCAGGGCGTGCAGGTCGCCGAGGTGGTCGAGAGCGGGATCGGGCTCGCGTTCTTCGCATTCCCGCAGATCGTCTCCACGATGCCGGGCGGGGCGGTGTTCGGCGTGCTGTTCTTCGTCTCGCTCGTGCTCGCCGGGATCACCTCGCTCGTGAGCATCGTCGAGGTCGTGATCGACGCGTTCGAGGACAAGTTCAACCTCAACCGCACGGCGTCCGTCGCGCTCATCGGTGGGCTCATGGCGGTCGTGTCGATCCTGCTGTTCCCCACGGCCACGGGCCTCAACCTGCTCGACGTGACCGATCACTTCGCGAACTCGTTCGGGATCGTCGGGGCCGGGCTCACGATCGTGATCCTGCTCAGCTGGGGGCTCCGCCGGCTGCGGGTCATGAGCGCCCACCTGAACGAGGTCTCATCCTTCAAGGTCGGCACGACCTGGATGGTGCTCCTCACCGTGATCACGCCGCTCATCCTCGGGTTCATGTTCATCAGCGAACTCGTGGACACCATCCAGAACGGCTACGGCGAGCCCGCGATGCCGAGCTGGTACGTCAACACCTTCGGCTGGGGCATGAGCATCGGGCTCATCGTCATCGCATTCATCCTCGCCGCCCTCCCGTGGCGACGGGGTGTGGTCGAGGCCGAAACCTACGAACTGAGCCAGAAGGGAGCGAACCGATGAACACCTCCGCCCTCGTCATGATGATCATCGCGCTGCTGCTCGTCTGGGGCGGCCTCGTCGCCGCCCTCGTGCACCTGCGCGCCAATCCCGACCACTCCGGGGACGACGACGGGCCCGGCGACGGTCCGCCGCCCGCCTGAGTGAGCGCGCCCGGGCGGACGGGGCGCGCTCACACCTGCTGGGCCGTGGCGGGCTCGTCGACAGGGTCGATGAGGACCCGCCCACGCATGGCGATCCAGTGGAACAGCCCACCGAGCACGGCCCCGAAGAGCCAGGCGAAGCCGGTCAGCTCCTCGAGCGCGGGAAGCCAGACCGTCGTCATGGAGAAGATCGCGGCGATCCCGCCGGCCACGAGCGCGCGCACGTTCCAGCCGTTGCGGAAGTGGTAGATGCCTCGCGGGGAGGTGGTGAACGCCTGCCGGATGTGGAGGCGCTGCTTGCGCAGGATGTAGTAGTCGCACACGAGGATGCCGTAGAGCGGGGCGAGGATCGCGCCGAGGGTGTCGACGAACTTCGGCAGGCCCATGTCACCGATCGCGGCCACCCACAGGGCCCCGATCACGAAGCCGGCGGCGGCCGTGATGAGCCCGCCGCCCCGGAAGGTGATCTTCGACGGCATGAGGTTGGCCAGGTCGTAGGCCGGCGGGATGAAGTTCGCCACGAGGTTGATCCCCACGGTCGCGAGGAAGAACGTGATCGCCGCGACGATCGTCAGGGCGGTGTTGTCCGCCAGGCCCACGATCTCGGCGGGGTTCGTCGCCGGCTCGCCGGTTCCGTCCTGATACACGATGTAGGCCCCCGCGGTGATGAACAGGGCGAGGAACGTGAAGAACGTGAGCGAGATGGGAAGGCCGTAGAAGTTGCCGCGGCGCATGGCCTTGACCGAGTGGGTCTGCCGGGAGAAGTCCCCGAAGTTGACCACGACGGCCGCGAAGTAGGCGATCATCGTGCCCACCACGCCGAAGAAGGCGAGCACCGCGGAGACGCCGCCCTTGTCACCCTGGAAGAGCGTACCCACGCCCTGGATCAGCTCATCGCCCGCCTGCACCCAGATCGCGATGAGCAGCAGGATCATGACGACGTACACGGCCGGCCCCGCGAAGTTGAGGAATTTGGCCATGCCCTCGAGCCCGCGGATGAACAGCAGCACCTGGAAGCCGGCGACGACGACGTAGGCGACCCAGTCGACCAGGTTCATGCCGAGGAACTCGCCGGTCGGGCCGTTCGGAACGACCGCGTTGATCGCCAACGCCACGGCGGTGGAGGCGAAATACGTCTGGGCACCGAACCAGAACATCGCGACGATCCCGCGGATGAGCGCGGGCACGCGCGCTCCGAGCACCCCCATGCTCGTGCGGGCCATGACGGCGTACGGGATGCCGTATCGCACGCTCGGGCGCCCCGAGAGGTTGACGAGGAACATGACGACCACGCCCGCGAGGATGATCGCCGCGAACACGTACCAGCCGCTGATCCCGGCGGTGATGAACAGGCTCGCCGCCAGGGTGTAGCCCGCGAGCGACTGCACGTCGTTCGTCCACACGTTGAAGATCGCGAACGCACCCCATTTGCGCTCGGTATCGGGGACGGGGGCGAGGTCGGCGTTGTGGAGCCTGTCATCACTGTCGTGAATGACGCTCTCGTCGGCGCTGATGAGCTCGTCTCCACGACGAACACTCTGGGTCGGTCGGTTGGTCGTCATGGCCGTCCTTGGCATCACGGTGGGGGTCGAGCAAACGTGGGCGTCGCCGCCGTCACTGCGCCGGATCGGCGCCGGCTGCGCCGACACTGGCGCAGTGACCGAAGCCTACACGTCCACGCCGATCGGGGACGGCGTTCGGTCGGCCTTTCGCCCCGGCTCACCCCGGCTCGCCCCGGCTCGCGTCGGCTCGCGTCGGCTCAGGGGGAGGGTGGGCGTCCCCCGGCCGTTAGGCTGCTGCCATGAGTGCCTCCACCGACGACCCCGGGGCCGACTCCCGGCCATGGGTCTCGCCCGGAGGCGGGCCGATCGAACCGGTCGAACCGGCGCGCACCACCGGCACGCCGGACGCGCCACGCACACCGGGCCCAGCGGGACCAGCGGGGCCCGCGGAATCAGCGGACCCGCCGGCCGGCCGGCCGGGACGCTCGGACGCCTGGGGAACCGGTGTCCCGGTCCCGGGAGCGCGCGGGAACCCGTATGGCGGTCGGGGGAACCCGTATGCCGGTCCTCCTGCCCGGCCGCACCCCGGTCCGTATCCGGCGCACCCCGCTCCGTATCCGGATGGGCCCAACGCCTGGGCGACTTCCGGGCCGGGAGACCTGGCACGATCCGGATATCCCGTCCAGGCTGCGCAACCGGGGAATCCGGGGCAATCCGTCCACCCGATCCAGCCCGGCGCCCTCCCACCGAACGGTGCCTTCGGGCACGGTGACGGCCCGACGATGGGCGCCCCGGCCGGGGCTCCGAGCGCCGCGCCGCCCCCTGTCGGCCCCGGCGACCCCGTCGGTTTCGGCGGCCCGGTCGGCCCTGACGGCTCTGACGGCTCTGGCGGCCCGGTCGGCTCTGGCGGCCCGGTCGGCTCTGGCGGCTATGGCGGCTATGGCAGCCCTGTCGGCTCTGACGGCTATGACGGCTTCGTGCTGCCGGTCGTGCCACCCACCCGAATCGAACCGCTCGCGGTCGCATCGGTCGCGACGTTCCCGCTCGGACCGATCGGTCTGGGGCTCGGGATCGCGGCGCTGCGCCGGGT
The window above is part of the Pseudactinotalea sp. HY158 genome. Proteins encoded here:
- a CDS encoding NCS1 family nucleobase:cation symporter-1 — its product is MTTNRPTQSVRRGDELISADESVIHDSDDRLHNADLAPVPDTERKWGAFAIFNVWTNDVQSLAGYTLAASLFITAGISGWYVFAAIILAGVVVMFLVNLSGRPSVRYGIPYAVMARTSMGVLGARVPALIRGIVAMFWFGAQTYFASTAVALAINAVVPNGPTGEFLGMNLVDWVAYVVVAGFQVLLFIRGLEGMAKFLNFAGPAVYVVMILLLIAIWVQAGDELIQGVGTLFQGDKGGVSAVLAFFGVVGTMIAYFAAVVVNFGDFSRQTHSVKAMRRGNFYGLPISLTFFTFLALFITAGAYIVYQDGTGEPATNPAEIVGLADNTALTIVAAITFFLATVGINLVANFIPPAYDLANLMPSKITFRGGGLITAAAGFVIGALWVAAIGDMGLPKFVDTLGAILAPLYGILVCDYYILRKQRLHIRQAFTTSPRGIYHFRNGWNVRALVAGGIAAIFSMTTVWLPALEELTGFAWLFGAVLGGLFHWIAMRGRVLIDPVDEPATAQQV
- a CDS encoding MFS transporter; its protein translation is MPIAILALALGSFGIGTTEFVIMGMLPQVGGDLGVDVATAGQYVSSYAIGVVVGAPLLTAATVRLPRRWTLVGLLGLFVVGNLLSALAPGHLALLATRFLTGLPHGAFFGVAVLVAASLVGPHRRGRAMATVLLGLSVANVVGVPSGTYIAQQFGWRWTFGAIALIGLAAMTVVAAFAPRQDPAAASTGSIRAELGAFARPQVLLTLAVVVFGLGGLFASYSYVAPMLTAVTGLADSTVPWVLVLVGIGMTAGSLVGGRLADLSTLGTLAAGLALVVAVLLGLAVFLASAPAAIALLFLLGFASLGMGPAIQMRVIDHAGGAPTIVSAGVQSAFNMANTIGAWLGGAVIAAGAGLRAPNVVGAALALTGLLFLAGSAVLEIRERRTTAARVAAGGQQPVPVG
- the pyrE gene encoding orotate phosphoribosyltransferase, encoding MNTDTLSRLADLVNELAVVRGRVTLSSGREADYYVDLRRVTLHHEAAPLIGHLLLDKLEEAGLGVGEAEAVGGPTMGADPVVAAVQHAAASRGLALDAFLVRKESKGHGMRRQVEGPDVAGRCVVILEDTSTTGGSIMLAVEAARRAGAEVIGVATIVDRDTGAREVFADAGLPYVWLLSADDLGLEPQ
- a CDS encoding methionine/alanine import family NSS transporter small subunit, with translation MNTSALVMMIIALLLVWGGLVAALVHLRANPDHSGDDDGPGDGPPPA
- a CDS encoding sodium-dependent transporter codes for the protein MSQRQQFKGRSAFIFAAIGSAVGLGNIWRFPYVAYEGGGGAFIIPYLTALLTAGIPLLFLLYAIGHKYRGSAPLSFRRMSRGTEVIGWWQVGISFVIAVYYAVVIAWAIRYVGFSANQAWGDDTVSFFVDDFLQQSGDFGMGGGWVVAVGVPLIIVWVFTLVVMRAGIQSGIARLSQVFIPLLVAIFILLVIQALRQPGAAEGLNALFTPNWAALKDSSVWVAAYGQIFFSLSIAFGIMITYAAHLKRNTNLTGSGLVVAFANSGFELLAGIGVFSALGFMAQAQGVQVAEVVESGIGLAFFAFPQIVSTMPGGAVFGVLFFVSLVLAGITSLVSIVEVVIDAFEDKFNLNRTASVALIGGLMAVVSILLFPTATGLNLLDVTDHFANSFGIVGAGLTIVILLSWGLRRLRVMSAHLNEVSSFKVGTTWMVLLTVITPLILGFMFISELVDTIQNGYGEPAMPSWYVNTFGWGMSIGLIVIAFILAALPWRRGVVEAETYELSQKGANR
- a CDS encoding exodeoxyribonuclease III, translated to MRIATWNVNSIRARAERVAAWLEASDVDVLAIQETKCSVEQFPALPFEALGYEVVAAGYHQWNGVAICSRVGMDDVAAGFAGQPAFGAPEPRLEARALGATCGGVRVWSMYVPNGRSLSDPHYDYKLAWLRALASEAGGWTGEPTLLLGDWNVAPRDEDVWDVEVFAGATHVSEPEREALAGLERAGFSEITRAHTAGQYTYWDYQRLAFPKNNGMRIDLAFANPPAAARVTSAWIDRDERKGKGASDHVPVVVELD